The following proteins are co-located in the Desulfobaccales bacterium genome:
- a CDS encoding Flp family type IVb pilin, which translates to MIPRIPLLGLWQADDGASSVEYGLLIAGIALAIFASVIYLGQVIMNRFYGPAQLLFS; encoded by the coding sequence ATGATCCCCCGGATTCCCCTCCTCGGCTTATGGCAGGCGGACGATGGCGCCAGCAGCGTGGAGTACGGCCTCCTCATCGCCGGCATTGCCCTGGCCATCTTCGCCTCGGTGATCTATCTGGGCCAGGTGATCATGAACCGCTTTTACGGCCCGGCCCAGCTCCTGTTTTCCTGA
- the rfaE2 gene encoding D-glycero-beta-D-manno-heptose 1-phosphate adenylyltransferase — protein sequence MTAGKIINREEAARWVKAEQAQGRRVVFTNGCFDLLHRGHVEYLEAARALGDALIVAVNTDDSVRRLGKGADRPLNSEADRARVLAALACVDRVVLFPEDTPRELIRELGPDVLVKGGDYRPEEVAGREEVLARGGRVVIIPFVPGYSTSGLLQRLRSRPAEKF from the coding sequence ATGACGGCAGGGAAAATCATTAACCGGGAGGAGGCGGCCCGCTGGGTGAAGGCCGAGCAGGCCCAGGGCCGGCGGGTGGTCTTCACCAATGGCTGCTTTGATCTCCTGCACCGGGGCCACGTGGAGTATCTGGAGGCGGCCCGGGCTCTGGGGGACGCTCTCATCGTGGCGGTAAACACCGACGATTCGGTGCGGCGACTAGGCAAGGGAGCAGACAGACCTCTCAATTCCGAAGCCGACCGGGCCCGGGTGCTGGCCGCCCTGGCCTGTGTGGACCGGGTGGTGCTTTTCCCCGAGGACACCCCCCGGGAGCTCATCCGGGAGCTGGGGCCCGACGTGCTGGTGAAAGGCGGCGATTACCGCCCCGAGGAGGTGGCAGGGCGGGAGGAGGTGCTGGCCCGGGGCGGCCGCGTGGTGATCATCCCCTTTGTCCCGGGGTATTCCACCTCGGGGCTGCTTCAGCGCCTGCGGAGCCGGCCGGCGGAAAAGTTTTAA
- a CDS encoding ComF family protein: MLLASLKDSLRNLATYALDFFLPRLCLFCGEAVEPQAPAALCPACEAWVIRVQSPLCPRCGRLFLHRQGPDRPCGWCLKEPPPFAAARAAVVYEEDGLTGQAIKQFKYHRRLEYLPLLRHWLTAPACREFAAAADLIVPVPLHARRLKERGFNQALLLAQALPARLLRDTLVRTRHTQPQTGLSPKARRENVRRAFAVRRPEVVKGKNVLLVDDVYTTGATVRECSRALLAAGAREVRVLTVARVAPPGFRAE; this comes from the coding sequence ATGCTCCTCGCCTCGCTGAAGGACTCCCTTAGGAATCTCGCCACTTACGCCCTGGATTTTTTCCTCCCCCGGCTGTGCCTCTTCTGCGGGGAGGCAGTGGAGCCCCAGGCTCCGGCTGCTCTCTGTCCCGCTTGCGAGGCCTGGGTCATCCGGGTGCAAAGCCCCCTGTGCCCCCGCTGCGGCCGCCTCTTTCTTCACCGTCAGGGGCCAGACCGCCCCTGCGGCTGGTGCCTGAAGGAACCCCCGCCCTTCGCCGCCGCCCGGGCCGCGGTGGTCTATGAGGAAGACGGTCTCACGGGCCAGGCCATCAAGCAGTTCAAGTATCACCGCCGCCTGGAATACCTGCCGCTCCTGCGCCATTGGCTGACGGCCCCCGCCTGCCGGGAGTTCGCCGCTGCTGCTGACCTCATTGTGCCGGTGCCGCTCCATGCGCGCCGGCTTAAGGAGCGGGGCTTCAACCAGGCCCTGCTGCTGGCTCAGGCCCTCCCCGCCCGGCTGCTCAGGGACACCCTGGTGCGCACCCGCCACACCCAGCCGCAGACCGGCCTCAGCCCCAAAGCCCGCCGGGAGAATGTGCGCCGGGCTTTTGCCGTCCGGCGGCCGGAAGTGGTAAAAGGGAAAAACGTGCTGTTGGTGGATGACGTCTACACCACCGGGGCCACCGTTAGGGAGTGCAGCCGGGCGCTTCTGGCCGCCGGAGCCCGGGAGGTGCGGGTTCTCACCGTGGCCCGGGTGGCGCCGCCGGGCTTCCGGGCCGAATAA
- a CDS encoding histidinol phosphate phosphatase domain-containing protein has translation MIDLHTHTLNSDGELIPAELWRRAQVKGYRYLGITDHVDASNFREVFARLEVAAASLNRGLAPVLIPGLEFTHVPPEQIGDLVAQARELGVPLIVIHGETLVEPVAPGTNRAALEADIDILAHPGLLTPEEAGLAAARGITLELSARKGHSLANGRVAKLALAAGAALTVNTDAHAPGDLITREEARRVALGAGLSEAEVEELCEHAETLARRLAARLR, from the coding sequence ATGATTGACCTGCACACCCACACCTTAAACAGCGACGGGGAGCTCATCCCCGCAGAGCTGTGGCGCCGGGCCCAGGTGAAGGGCTACCGCTACCTGGGCATCACCGACCACGTGGACGCCAGCAATTTCCGGGAGGTCTTTGCCCGCCTGGAGGTGGCCGCGGCCAGCCTCAACCGGGGGCTGGCGCCGGTGCTCATTCCGGGGCTGGAGTTCACCCACGTGCCGCCGGAGCAGATTGGGGATCTGGTGGCCCAGGCCCGGGAGCTGGGGGTGCCCCTCATCGTCATTCACGGCGAGACCCTGGTGGAGCCGGTGGCGCCGGGCACCAACCGGGCCGCCCTGGAGGCCGACATCGACATCCTGGCCCACCCCGGGCTTCTGACCCCGGAGGAAGCGGGCCTGGCTGCGGCCCGGGGCATCACTCTGGAGCTCTCCGCCCGCAAAGGCCACTCTTTGGCCAACGGCCGGGTGGCCAAGCTGGCCCTGGCCGCCGGGGCCGCCCTCACCGTCAACACCGACGCCCACGCGCCGGGTGATCTCATTACTCGGGAGGAAGCCCGCCGCGTGGCCCTGGGTGCGGGCCTGAGCGAGGCCGAGGTGGAGGAGCTCTGTGAACACGCCGAGACCCTGGCCCGCCGCCTGGCGGCCCGCCTCCGGTGA
- a CDS encoding bifunctional nuclease family protein: MYRQMVVSGLTIDPFTNSPIMILKDVDSDKAVPIWIGLLEATAIASELENIKFSRPMTHDLLKNILDTTEISVVKVEVCDLRDNTYFALIHLFRDGRELTIDARPSDAIALALRAKCPIYVAEEVIRKARRVDLAAQEAITNDEAKKWTEILESLDPEDFGKYKM, from the coding sequence ATGTATCGGCAGATGGTGGTGTCGGGCCTGACCATTGACCCCTTTACCAACAGTCCCATCATGATCCTCAAGGATGTGGACTCCGATAAGGCGGTCCCCATCTGGATCGGTTTGCTGGAGGCCACCGCCATTGCCAGCGAGCTGGAGAACATCAAATTTTCCCGCCCCATGACCCATGACCTCCTGAAAAATATCCTGGACACCACGGAAATCAGCGTGGTCAAGGTGGAGGTCTGCGATCTGCGGGACAACACTTACTTTGCCCTCATCCACCTGTTCCGGGACGGCCGGGAGCTGACCATTGACGCCCGGCCCAGCGATGCCATCGCCTTGGCTCTGCGGGCCAAATGCCCCATCTATGTGGCCGAGGAGGTCATCCGCAAGGCCCGGCGGGTGGATCTGGCCGCCCAGGAGGCCATCACCAACGACGAGGCCAAGAAGTGGACCGAAATCCTGGAGTCCCTGGATCCGGAGGACTTCGGGAAATACAAGATGTAG
- the miaB gene encoding tRNA (N6-isopentenyl adenosine(37)-C2)-methylthiotransferase MiaB gives MAAPKKKLYLRTFGCQMNVADSQLMAQVLAPEYDLTSDPEEADLYLINTCAIRKKSEHKVLSLLGNLRGLKRRRPHLLLGVGGCVAQQEGERLLAQVPHLDLVFGTHGIWRLPELVRQAQVSRTVDVELGEALPGLRRQWPAGVIQGYVTIMQGCDNFCTFCVVPYVRGREVSRPPAEIEAEVRDFLAAGGKEITLLGQNVNSYGRGLPEPLTFRQLLDRLAALPGLARLRFATSHPKDLSADLIAAFAELPPLCEHLHLPAQSGSDRVLQAMNRGYTRAAYLEKVARLRRTCPGIALSTDLIVGFPGETEADFQDTLELVREAGFEAAFSFKYSPRPRTRAAEFPDQVPEEVKAERLAKLQALLSELTLAAHRRLVGQVREVLVEGESKRGGELTGRLRTNQVVNFAGPRHLVGRLAQVEITEAHPHSLKGRWVREA, from the coding sequence ATGGCGGCTCCGAAGAAAAAGCTGTATCTGCGCACGTTCGGCTGTCAGATGAACGTCGCCGACTCCCAGCTCATGGCCCAGGTGCTGGCGCCGGAGTATGACCTGACCTCTGACCCGGAGGAGGCCGACCTCTACCTTATCAACACCTGCGCCATCCGCAAGAAATCGGAGCATAAGGTCTTGAGCCTCCTGGGGAACCTGAGGGGTCTGAAGCGCCGTCGGCCCCATCTGCTCCTCGGGGTGGGGGGGTGCGTGGCCCAACAGGAAGGCGAGCGCCTCCTGGCCCAGGTCCCCCACCTGGACCTGGTCTTCGGCACCCACGGCATCTGGCGCCTGCCGGAGCTGGTGCGCCAGGCCCAGGTGAGCCGCACCGTGGACGTGGAGCTGGGAGAGGCGCTTCCCGGGTTGCGCCGCCAGTGGCCCGCCGGGGTCATCCAGGGCTACGTCACCATCATGCAGGGTTGCGACAACTTCTGCACCTTCTGCGTCGTCCCCTACGTGCGGGGCCGGGAGGTGAGCCGGCCCCCGGCGGAGATCGAGGCCGAGGTGCGGGATTTCTTGGCCGCCGGCGGCAAGGAAATCACTCTTTTGGGGCAGAACGTCAACTCCTACGGCCGGGGCCTGCCGGAGCCCCTCACCTTCCGGCAGCTTCTGGACCGGCTGGCGGCCCTGCCGGGTTTGGCCCGGCTCCGGTTTGCCACCTCTCACCCCAAGGACCTCTCCGCTGACCTCATCGCCGCCTTTGCGGAGCTCCCGCCGCTGTGCGAGCACCTGCACTTGCCGGCCCAATCCGGGTCGGACCGGGTGCTTCAGGCCATGAACCGGGGCTACACCCGGGCGGCGTATCTGGAGAAGGTGGCCAGACTGCGGCGCACCTGCCCTGGGATTGCCCTCAGCACCGATCTCATTGTGGGCTTTCCCGGTGAAACCGAGGCGGACTTTCAGGACACCCTGGAGCTGGTCCGGGAGGCCGGCTTTGAAGCCGCCTTTTCCTTCAAGTACTCCCCCCGGCCCCGGACCCGGGCGGCAGAGTTCCCGGACCAGGTCCCCGAGGAGGTCAAAGCCGAGCGCCTGGCCAAGCTGCAGGCCCTGCTCTCGGAGCTCACCCTGGCGGCCCACCGCCGGCTGGTGGGCCAAGTCCGGGAGGTGCTGGTGGAAGGCGAAAGCAAACGGGGCGGGGAGCTCACCGGACGACTGCGCACCAATCAGGTGGTCAATTTTGCCGGCCCCCGGCACCTGGTCGGGAGGCTGGCGCAGGTGGAAATCACCGAGGCGCACCCCCATTCCCTCAAAGGGAGGTGGGTGCGGGAGGCGTAG
- a CDS encoding rhomboid family intramembrane serine protease, with product MIPLRGAAAKGRFPWITVGLIGANVLVFLYTLYIGPQATLNLYFKGGAVPAKLSQLKLLSQGSLSLLATMFISLFLHAGWVHLLGNLWFLWVFGEALEDDLGHSRFLLFYFFAGFFACLFHVLASSRLDAPLIGASGAIAGVMGAYLLRLPQTPILTLVFWRLRLETIQVPAFVWLLLWLGLQFYGLRQGGTVAWVAHLGGFATGLLAVNLFTPLEPRLQRQTVAEVLRPAARRRPSRNRRKS from the coding sequence ATGATTCCTCTGCGCGGCGCCGCAGCCAAAGGACGCTTTCCCTGGATCACGGTGGGCCTCATCGGGGCCAATGTGCTGGTATTCCTTTACACCCTGTACATCGGTCCCCAGGCCACCTTGAACCTGTATTTCAAAGGTGGGGCGGTGCCGGCCAAACTGAGCCAGCTCAAGCTCCTCTCCCAGGGGTCCTTATCGCTTCTGGCCACCATGTTCATCTCCCTGTTTCTGCACGCCGGCTGGGTGCACCTGTTGGGAAACTTATGGTTTCTCTGGGTCTTTGGGGAGGCGTTGGAGGACGATCTGGGGCACAGTCGGTTCCTCCTTTTTTATTTCTTTGCCGGCTTTTTCGCCTGCCTCTTTCATGTGCTGGCCTCCAGCCGGCTGGACGCCCCCCTCATCGGCGCCAGCGGCGCCATTGCCGGGGTAATGGGGGCTTATCTGCTGCGCCTGCCCCAGACCCCCATCCTCACCTTGGTCTTCTGGCGGCTGCGGCTGGAGACCATCCAGGTGCCGGCCTTTGTCTGGCTGCTCCTGTGGCTGGGGTTGCAGTTTTACGGTCTGCGTCAGGGGGGTACCGTGGCCTGGGTGGCCCATTTGGGGGGCTTCGCCACCGGGCTTTTGGCCGTCAATCTCTTCACCCCCCTGGAGCCCCGGCTGCAGCGCCAGACAGTGGCGGAGGTGCTGCGGCCTGCGGCCCGGCGCCGGCCCAGCCGCAACCGCCGCAAGTCCTGA
- a CDS encoding inositol monophosphatase family protein: MNDSFLKVARQAAVAAGALLRLNFDRPHDITLKGVIDPVTESDLQSQEIIISLIRQAFPDHAILAEEDLPGSGDDDNAADPEGKGAASHRWIIDPLDGTVNYAHGFPMFCVSVACEVAGRLEVGVIYDPLREELFEARRGGGAWLNGRRLRVSATDLLEAALLVTGFPYNIRERLPATVARLRNMIARAQGVRRAGSAALDLAYVAAGRFDGFWEEGLKPWDTAAGVLLVTEAGGRLSTFEGGAYDIFAPSIVATNGRVHEAMLAALKIEPEAAGL, translated from the coding sequence ATGAATGACTCCTTCCTCAAAGTGGCGCGCCAGGCGGCTGTGGCCGCCGGGGCCCTGTTGCGCCTCAATTTCGACCGGCCCCACGACATCACCCTCAAGGGCGTCATCGACCCGGTCACCGAAAGCGACCTCCAGTCCCAGGAGATCATCATCTCCCTCATCCGGCAGGCCTTTCCGGACCACGCCATCCTGGCGGAGGAGGACCTTCCCGGCTCTGGGGACGACGATAATGCGGCAGATCCAGAGGGCAAAGGGGCCGCGTCCCACCGCTGGATCATCGACCCCCTGGACGGCACGGTGAATTATGCCCACGGCTTTCCCATGTTCTGCGTCTCGGTGGCCTGCGAGGTGGCAGGACGGCTGGAGGTGGGAGTGATTTACGACCCCCTGCGGGAGGAGCTCTTTGAGGCCCGGCGGGGGGGTGGCGCCTGGCTGAACGGCCGGCGGCTTAGGGTGTCCGCCACCGACCTGCTGGAGGCGGCGCTTCTGGTCACCGGTTTCCCCTACAACATCCGGGAGCGCCTGCCCGCCACCGTGGCCCGGCTAAGGAATATGATTGCCCGGGCCCAGGGGGTGAGGCGGGCCGGTTCCGCCGCCCTGGATCTGGCTTACGTGGCCGCGGGCCGCTTCGACGGCTTTTGGGAGGAGGGCCTCAAGCCCTGGGACACCGCCGCCGGGGTGCTCCTGGTGACCGAGGCGGGGGGGCGCCTCAGCACCTTCGAGGGTGGGGCCTATGACATCTTTGCCCCCAGCATCGTGGCCACCAACGGCCGGGTGCACGAAGCCATGCTGGCGGCCCTGAAGATTGAACCGGAGGCCGCCGGCCTCTGA
- a CDS encoding cation diffusion facilitator family transporter translates to MAEVMPVTRRVRTRQGIMITALAVSVLLTGGKFYAYYLTGSAAILSDALESIINVVAAGFALFSVILAAKSPDPSHPYGHGKIEYLAAGFEGALIILAALGIIATALPQVLSPRELPRLELGLLFVAGVTLVNLVMGLILIHYGRRTHSLVLVADGQHLLTDVYTSVGVLAGLGLLHLTGLLWLDGLVALLVAANILYTGGKLLRQAVGGLLDESDPALLERLVQVLSEHRKDLWIDVHRLRARRAGDRVLLDFHLTLPRDLSLEEAHHEVKELERIFGEAFDGQADLLIHLDPCTQPVCPVCGHDPCSIRTHEARARSLWQRQTVTQEDACLPPELKESEKEG, encoded by the coding sequence ATGGCCGAGGTCATGCCGGTCACCCGGCGGGTGCGCACCCGGCAGGGGATCATGATCACCGCCCTGGCGGTGAGTGTGCTCCTCACCGGGGGAAAGTTTTACGCCTATTACCTCACCGGTTCCGCCGCCATCCTCTCCGATGCTTTGGAGTCCATCATCAATGTGGTGGCCGCCGGGTTCGCCCTCTTCAGCGTCATCTTGGCGGCCAAAAGCCCGGACCCCAGCCACCCCTACGGCCACGGTAAGATTGAGTACCTGGCCGCCGGCTTTGAAGGCGCCCTCATCATCCTGGCGGCACTGGGCATCATCGCCACCGCCCTGCCGCAGGTCCTCTCCCCCAGGGAGCTCCCCCGCCTGGAGCTGGGGCTGCTCTTCGTGGCCGGGGTGACCCTGGTGAACCTGGTCATGGGCCTCATCCTCATCCATTACGGCCGCCGCACCCACTCCCTGGTCCTGGTGGCCGACGGCCAGCATCTCCTCACCGACGTTTATACCAGCGTCGGGGTGCTGGCGGGGCTGGGCCTGCTGCACCTCACCGGCCTCCTGTGGCTGGACGGGCTGGTGGCCTTGCTGGTGGCCGCCAACATCCTCTACACCGGGGGGAAACTCCTGCGCCAGGCGGTGGGGGGGCTGCTGGACGAATCCGACCCGGCGCTCTTGGAGCGCCTGGTGCAGGTGCTGAGCGAACACCGCAAGGACCTGTGGATTGACGTGCACCGCCTCCGGGCCCGCCGGGCCGGAGATCGGGTGCTCCTGGATTTCCATCTCACTCTGCCCCGGGACCTCTCCCTGGAGGAGGCCCACCACGAGGTCAAGGAGTTGGAGCGCATCTTCGGCGAGGCCTTCGACGGCCAGGCTGATCTGCTCATTCACCTGGACCCCTGCACCCAGCCGGTCTGCCCGGTATGCGGCCATGACCCCTGCAGTATCCGCACGCACGAAGCCCGGGCCCGGAGCCTGTGGCAGCGCCAAACCGTGACCCAGGAGGATGCCTGCCTGCCTCCGGAACTTAAGGAGTCGGAAAAAGAAGGGTGA
- the trpE gene encoding anthranilate synthase component I, which translates to MVVPDIRTFRQMAAGGNVIPVYREILGDLETPVSAYKKLRTAAPSFLLESVEGGEKWGRFSFLGFHPRLTFRVQKHQCFLNRDGVEELLDPGVSPFEHLARLLKGFRPAAVPGLPRFWGGLVGFLGYDMVRYIERLPELTPESPLPEACLLLPEHLLIFDNLRQTIKVVALVTLSDRERPEARYEAAVAAIHEIIARLRQPVPASEPPPPGKGPKLESNVTKKQFEAMVRRAKDYIAAGDAIQVVLSQCFQAPFEHDALDLYRALRCINPSPYMFFLEFGDLKLVGASPEILVRLEDRRITYRPIAGTRPRGKTPEEDLALEQDLLADPKERAEHIMLVDLGRNDVGRVAAIGSVRVPELFTVERYSHVMHLVSQVEGELAEGEDGISLLKATFPAGTVTGAPKVRAMEIIEELEPSRRGPYAGAVGYLAFGGNLDFCITIRSFTVHQGRVYLQVGAGIVADSDPAREFQETVNKAMALMRALELAEAGLW; encoded by the coding sequence ATGGTGGTTCCGGATATTCGCACTTTCCGGCAAATGGCGGCCGGCGGCAATGTCATCCCGGTGTACCGGGAGATTTTGGGGGATTTGGAGACCCCGGTCTCGGCTTATAAAAAGCTCCGCACCGCTGCGCCTTCCTTTCTCCTGGAGAGCGTGGAGGGCGGAGAGAAGTGGGGCCGCTTCAGTTTCCTGGGCTTTCATCCCCGGCTGACGTTTCGGGTGCAGAAGCATCAGTGCTTCCTCAACCGGGACGGGGTGGAGGAGCTTCTGGATCCGGGTGTCAGCCCCTTTGAGCACCTGGCCCGGCTCCTTAAAGGCTTCCGGCCGGCGGCGGTGCCGGGACTGCCCCGCTTCTGGGGCGGCCTGGTGGGTTTTTTGGGCTATGACATGGTGCGCTACATTGAGCGTCTGCCGGAGCTCACCCCCGAAAGCCCGCTGCCGGAGGCCTGCCTGCTGTTGCCGGAGCATCTTCTCATCTTTGACAACCTGCGCCAGACCATCAAGGTGGTGGCTCTGGTGACCTTAAGCGACCGGGAGCGGCCCGAGGCCCGCTATGAGGCGGCGGTGGCTGCCATCCATGAAATCATCGCCCGGCTGCGCCAGCCGGTGCCGGCCTCTGAGCCCCCGCCGCCGGGAAAGGGCCCGAAGCTCGAAAGCAACGTTACCAAAAAGCAGTTCGAGGCCATGGTGCGGCGGGCCAAGGATTACATCGCCGCCGGGGATGCCATCCAGGTGGTGCTCTCCCAGTGTTTTCAGGCGCCCTTTGAGCATGACGCTTTGGACCTTTACCGGGCGCTCCGCTGCATCAACCCTTCGCCCTACATGTTTTTCCTGGAGTTCGGCGACCTGAAGCTGGTGGGGGCCTCCCCGGAGATCCTGGTGCGCCTGGAGGACCGCCGCATCACCTACCGCCCCATCGCCGGCACCCGCCCCCGGGGCAAGACCCCGGAAGAGGACCTGGCGCTGGAGCAGGACCTCTTGGCCGACCCCAAGGAGCGGGCGGAACACATCATGCTGGTGGACCTGGGCCGAAACGACGTGGGCCGGGTGGCCGCCATCGGCAGTGTGCGGGTGCCGGAGCTCTTCACGGTGGAGCGCTACTCCCATGTCATGCACCTGGTCTCCCAGGTGGAGGGGGAGCTGGCCGAGGGCGAGGACGGCATCAGTCTCTTGAAGGCCACCTTTCCGGCGGGCACGGTCACCGGCGCCCCCAAGGTCCGGGCCATGGAGATCATCGAGGAGCTGGAGCCCAGCCGCCGGGGCCCTTATGCCGGGGCCGTGGGCTATCTGGCCTTCGGCGGCAATCTGGATTTCTGCATCACCATCCGGAGCTTCACCGTGCATCAGGGCCGGGTATATCTGCAGGTGGGGGCAGGCATTGTGGCGGATTCCGACCCGGCCCGGGAGTTCCAGGAGACAGTGAACAAAGCCATGGCCCTGATGCGGGCCCTGGAGCTGGCGGAGGCGGGGCTGTGGTGA
- a CDS encoding aminodeoxychorismate/anthranilate synthase component II, protein MLVMIDNYDSFTYNLVQYFGQLGAEVQVFRNDAIDLEGLEALPMTHLVISPGPCSPDEAGISVAAIRHFAGRVPILGVCLGHQAIGQAFGGRVVRAPRLMHGKTSLIYHDGRDLFQGLANPFEATRYHSLIVERETLPACLMVSAQTAVGEIMGLRHRSHAIYGVQFHPESILTGEGLNLLRNFLKRQKG, encoded by the coding sequence ATGCTGGTGATGATCGACAATTACGACTCCTTCACCTACAATCTGGTGCAGTATTTCGGCCAGTTGGGGGCCGAAGTGCAGGTGTTCCGCAATGACGCCATTGATTTGGAGGGCCTGGAGGCCTTACCCATGACCCACCTGGTGATCTCCCCGGGCCCTTGCTCGCCCGATGAGGCGGGCATTTCGGTGGCCGCCATCCGGCATTTTGCCGGCCGGGTGCCCATTTTGGGGGTGTGCCTGGGCCACCAGGCCATCGGCCAGGCCTTTGGCGGCCGGGTGGTGCGGGCCCCCCGACTGATGCACGGCAAGACCTCCCTCATCTACCATGACGGCCGGGACCTCTTCCAGGGCTTGGCCAACCCCTTTGAGGCCACCCGCTACCACTCCCTCATCGTGGAGCGGGAGACCCTGCCCGCCTGCCTCATGGTGTCGGCCCAGACCGCGGTGGGGGAGATCATGGGGCTCAGGCACCGCAGCCACGCCATCTATGGGGTGCAGTTCCACCCGGAGTCCATCCTGACGGGTGAGGGCCTGAATTTGCTGCGCAATTTCCTCAAGCGCCAGAAAGGCTGA
- a CDS encoding 4Fe-4S binding protein, which translates to MSPEKKPRRAKAKPAAQAPAAPETQETTPAAPAKPRFAIDIYRAWCKECGLCAEFCPTGCLKLDEAGRPVVADAAACVGCRFCELHCPDFAISVRECDQKPPTEEE; encoded by the coding sequence ATGAGCCCTGAGAAAAAACCCCGCCGGGCCAAGGCAAAGCCTGCAGCACAAGCCCCGGCAGCCCCGGAAACCCAGGAAACCACCCCGGCGGCGCCGGCGAAGCCCAGATTTGCCATCGACATCTACCGGGCCTGGTGCAAGGAGTGCGGCCTGTGCGCTGAGTTCTGCCCCACGGGCTGCCTCAAGCTGGACGAAGCCGGGCGCCCGGTGGTGGCCGACGCCGCAGCCTGCGTGGGCTGCCGCTTCTGCGAGTTGCACTGCCCGGATTTCGCCATCAGCGTGCGGGAATGCGACCAGAAACCCCCGACGGAGGAGGAATGA